Part of the Lytechinus pictus isolate F3 Inbred chromosome 18, Lp3.0, whole genome shotgun sequence genome, GTAATTGGTCTCAATGGAGTAACTCGGGCCTTTCCGATTACGAATGAACAATGCACTTTGTCATCCTCATTGATGAGACGGAGATATGAACATTGCCCATACCCATCCTGACTGGCATCAGAGAAATGGTGGACTTCTACCTGCTTGACCTTGCCGAACCTACTTGGTTTGTAGCATCTCTTGAGTTGGAGGTCACCTAGATGCTGGAGATCAAGCAGCCATTTCTCCCATTCTGAACGCTGTTCATCGGTCATAGATTCGTCCCAGTCCATGTTCTGCTTGCACATAGCTTGGAGAATCCTCTTGCCTTTAAGAACTACTGGACCAAGAAAGCCGCTTGGATCATAGATTGAACTGATCGTTGAGAGAACACCTCGTCTGGAGAATGAGTTTGCCTTCACCTGCCCTCTGAAGTTGAAGGTGTCATTCTCAATGTTCCAGGACACTCCTAGAACTCTTTCCAGCACAAGCTTGTCGACATCTAAATCCAGGTCTTGCAGGCTTTTTGCTCGTTCATCTGCTGGAAAGCTTTTCAGAACTTCTCTGCTGTTAGACACAATCTTGTGCAATTTCAGTCCTGATTTTGCACAGATTGCTTGACTGTTTTTCAGCAGCTGCACAGCCTCTTCCGCAGTAGGTCGTGAACTAAGACCGTCATCTACGTAGAAGTCTCTACGAATGAACTCTGCTGCACTTGAACCGAACTCTTCTTCACCATCTGTTGCAGCCCTTCTCAGTCCAAAGTTACTGCATCCTGGAGAACTAGCTGCTCCGAAGAGATGAACCTTCATCCGGTATTCAACAGCTTCCTTTGTTTCGTCACCGCCTTCATACCACAGGAACCGCAGCAAGTTCCGGTCTTCTTCATTTACGTAGAACTGAAGGAACATTCCTTTCACATCAGCCATGAAGGCAACTTCTTCCTTTCGGAATCGGCACAGAACACCAAGTAGTCCATTCATCAGGTCAGGACCTTGCAGAAGATGATCATTCAAGGATACACCTTCAAATTTTGCTGAACAGTCGAATACAACACGAATCTTGTCAGGCTTGTGTGGATGGTACACCCCTGTGTGCGGAATATAGTTTACTCTGCCATCTCGAACCTTCAAGCAGTCATCTGGTACTCGTTCTGCGTAGTTGGTGATTACATCATCCATGAAGGCCTTGTAGTCCTCCAGAAACTTCTGGTTCTTCCTAAATCTTGCAGATAGCTGTCTCCATCTTTTAACAGCAAGAATCTTGTTGTCAGGAAAGGTCACATGATCAGACTTCAAAGGCAAGGGCATTTGGTAGTGTCCATCACTTCTCTTGCGGATTCCATTCTCAAAGATTGCCATGAATCTTGCTTCTTTCACTGAAAGTGGCGCTCCTTTCGGACTTGTCATTTGGAAGTCTTGTTCCAAGATCTTCAGTACAGACTCTGGTGTAAACACTTCCTTCGCTTGGCTTGAGTGCACCAGGTGGGGATATCCTTCACTTGTCTGAATCCTGTTACAGACGGCATCATCACTTTGAGAACTTTGACATACTCTGCCGACGACGCCCCATCCGAGTGAGGTTTTCATCGCATACGGGTCGTCTTCTGCACCAGCGAGTACTTCTCGGGGTCGAATTGCTCTAGGACAGTTGTTTCCTATGAGCAAGGAAACCTTAATTGACGGGTTGTATGGCATCAACTCATCTGCGATTGGTGCTAGATGCCTCCATTTCCTCAGAACTTCTGCCTTGGGAATTTGTGACCGCTTGGCCGGAACCTCTTGTCTGGTGTAGCAGGACGGGAGTTGGACAACTGTAGACTTCTGGAAGTCCAAGACCTCGAGACCACTAATCTTTTGACAGCTAATGCGAGCACTCTCGTGCATTGTTGTCAGCAAAAGATCAGTCTCAGGTCCTTTAACACCCATTCTGTGGCAAAGACCACTGGAGACAAATCCAACGTTGGACTGGTCGTCGAGGATCGCATATTCCAGGAATTCCCTCGATGGATCATCAGCTTGCCTCACCCAAACCGGCACAATCATACAATGGTCCTTTCCATCTTGGTCAGGAAGATCGCAGATGTTGGTACAGTTTGAGCTAGCCGATGATTTTTCTATCTTCTGTCGGTGTAGGCATGTCAAGTGGTTTCCCTTACACCTTTTACATTCCCGGCGTTGCTTGCAGTCCTTCCCAAGGTGGTTGCTACTTTGGCCACATCCCATACACAGATACTTCTTGAAGAAGAACGTCTTCTTATCCTTGTAGTAGATCTGCTTGAACTCTGGGCAGTCGTCGATGTGATGGTCCTTATCACAGTAAGGACATGATGAATACTCCTTTCCATGTGCGGCTGTTGTAGACAGTGACCGACCTTGAAAGGTCTTCCCTTTCGGAGGTGCTGACTTTACTTTCGCCTCGTCTAACCTGGTGTATTCCAACTCTGGAATATTGGCCACTTCTGCTGCACTGGTGACGAAGTCTACAAATCTGGCAAAGGTAGGGTAACTGCCATATCCACATCGCTGCCACTTGGTCACCTCGTCTCTCCATTTGCGTTCAAGGTAGAATGGAACCTTCCTCAACAGCTTGACGTTCTCCTGCGGATAATCGAGAATGCCAAGGGAATCAACAGTCACCTTGGCAACGCTGACCTGCTGGAGAAAGTCCGCAAATGACCGCAATCCACTTGGATCCCGATCTGAGATTCTCGGCCACGTGTTTAACTTCTTCATGAATGCTGATGAAACTACACTGGTGTTGCCATACCTGCTGGCGAGAGACTCCCTTGCTTTCAGGTAAGCTTCATCGGTGCCAAGAAGAAGATAATGCTCCACGACCTTCTTTGGTTCACCAGTAACATATGTATGCAACATATGAAGCTTGGTTGCGGCATCTAGAGGCTTGGAGTCAACGAAACTTGAAAATGCATTTCTCCAGAGGGGATATCGTAATGGGTCACCATTAAATACCGGAACATCCACCTTTGGTAACTGACTGGCTGCCAATACTTGTTGACTAGTCGCATTTTGATTCAGCATCATGTTGGCTACCTTGGCAAGTGACTCAACCACGTTTTCCATTCCTGGTGAAGCGTTGGTTGGTTCATGCTTCACTTCACTCAGAGTGGCTGGAACTGGTGGGGCTTGGGTCTGGATCTTGCCCTCATCCGTCGATTGAGATTCAAAGAATCTTTGAACAGACTCCTCCTTCGTCTCCTCTGGCAACTTGATACTGGTGTTTGAGAGCTCATCTTCTGATTCTGCAAGTTCGGCTAATTTCTGCTGATGTTCTTTCTGCAGCTTCAACCGTTTCAGCTCCATCTGGGCTCTCTCCAGTTGCATTGCATGTTCATGCTCCCTTTGCAGAATCTTTATGTTGTCCTCTTTGTCCATAACATCAAGTTCAGCCTGAAAGGCCTTGATAAGCATCTCGCTTTTGGCTGATTTTCTGCTTGCTAGACTCCTAGCTGGTTTTGGATACTTATCCATCATTTCTGGCAGCGAAGAGGACGTCCTCTGAAGATCTACACGTGTAGCCTCGCTGACTAGATTTTTTCCATCTATGTTGGCCATGATGAAAAACTTTTGGGCAGTAAAGTTCCAAGTAGTATGTTTGGATGATTCCAGAACTTTCTGAACGTGATCCTGACTGGACGACACAAGTTGTCCGTTCGATTGTTATTGTGACTGCCTTCGTAAAACTTTCTACGAAGGAGTTTCGTCTACTTATGTCCAACTATTGTTATTCACAAGGCACAAGGAATCAATCAATGCTGGACTCGActtgttgaaataaaacaaactttcgCTTTATTCAGTTAATCTCCAACACTGGTGACAAACTTCAGTCGTACTTTCAGTTATACTTATATGCACCTTCAGATAACAATctgtaatgataatgaataaacaaacaataataaacaaatgttTCATCTTGAAATCATGTCAATTACTAAATCTAAGTTAGTACAACAATTACGATTACATATGATTAAATGAGAATTAATCTGACACTAATATAAGTGATCATCATACACTTGTACTATTATACCTTATAACATTAACCTAATTTAATAGAGTATAAAATATACAAGGAATAAAGTTAATCTATTGATTAAATCCTCGTATGAACACATCTACACTCACTTTGTGCTGTGCACTACTAAGTATTCTACCCAATAGATATTGGCCGGGTGAACATAACTACATGCCAACACAGTCATTCATTCAAGGTTTCTCCCTAAATCACTCCCAGAGGAAAGGTCTTTCTCTCCACGAAAGTTATGGTTTTGTTCTTAATAACAAATTGGCCATGTACGAACAGTAATCTACATTATCACAAGTTAAACATGAAACTAAAGAAGTAACTCTTTAGAGATGATTAGAgtataataagaaaacaaactAGTAATAGTTCCTACTATTACACTAACTCAGCTTATAACGAAACAGCATAACATTATTCTATCTTAAGATTAAAGTTAAACCAGattaaaatacaaatgtgaaCAAGCCCTGCATTTACAACGTGCAGTAACTTATCTACTCAAAAGAGAAAGTAAAAAGGGATGAATGTGAAAGGGGCCACATTCCAAAGTAGTCATTCATAGACCCTGCTTCTACTGGATTAGCAAAAACAGACTCTCTTTGTTTCCCAATGAAACTAGACTTCTTGCTTTATGTATAATTACACCCAACTAATTCATTGTATTTAAAAGCCTTTTACATCTTAGCACTTCTAGATGGAAATGTATTATACAAGAACAATATTATGAGATCTATCAACATCAGTATATTCACCTATTCCTCAAATATACTAAACTGTACAACAAAGAAATCAACTTTCCTACACTATGCAATATACGTATTACACTCTGTTAACACAAACACATAATCTTCTCTAACTAAAAACATTCAAAACTATCTTAAATAGTAATATGAATTCTACAATATATTTACCATGTTAAATATCAAAacaatattatatgaaatatgttctTACCGAATTGGGCCTTTGTAGTTGTCCACAAATAACAATTTACTTGAACTTTCTGCAACTGATTGTGAGTAGTACTTTACTCCATCACTCTGACTATGAGAATGAAAGTTATCTTTACTTCCAAGAAGATATTCTTGGAGAGAAGTTGGAGAACAATGAAATTACTCTACTATTAGCGGTGAGTCACACCTTCTGGGGAAACATATACCTCTTTGGTGGTATAGTCTTGATAATCAGACTCTTGATGAAGATTGGATGAGAGAATATAACATCACTACACACTGCTGTAGTGACAATCAGGTTGCGATTTTAAAAGGGTACATTTAaggaaatgacaattttttactTGTAAAGTATGTAATCAAATTCTTTGGGGGATTTTATGCATGATTGAATGATTTGCTCATCTAATCGAAATAGATTAACTGATACACgttaaaattaaaatgttagAGCACCATGAAAGGGCCAAGGTGTGACCACATATTGAAGTGTTCGATGATTGGTTGATCTTATCGTGCTATagatttttcaacaaaaaaagtgTTGATATGTctataacattttttaatgtggTAAATCCTCGTAGCGAGTTGTGCCTTCACACAACATGAAACTGATATCCGTGTCCAATTAATATTTGATAAGTTGTATTGTAATAAATATAAAatctttagatttttttttacttttggtaTATTCTTGTTTTGTAAGGTTATTTCATACTTCTATTGGAAGGTGGTTATGgatttagaatttcatttttgttgacTCTTTAGTCGAAGAAAAGTGGGCCTATAGTGAAAGTGGAACATGAAGAACTGCGtgaactttttagaaaataGTGACACGATATCGAGGTCTTAGACCGTATGTGACACTTATCGTGCGGGGTAGGGCTAATTGGAATAGTGATACCGGTTCTCGGCACGCTTGGGAGCTATACTAGGTGTCGAATATATAATGTTTGACAGGAGAGTAACAATactaattaaaacaaaattgtcgGACAGGATtcgataagtttttttttttgcttccccccaaaaatgttTGACAGAAATAATTGCAGGTCATGGACACTGTACCAGGGTTTCTTAAAGGGTAGCAGTGACTTTACGAAAGTTTGGATGACTATTGTGAGTTTTTGTATGGCTTAATTATGTTCAGGTTTATGATAAAAAGAAACCCTAAAGGGCCCCGTTTTATAAATGTTACATATAGGGTAGCTTataattttttacaaagttACCAGATAACGATAAAGGTACATCTGCCATATTGAATTATCCTGAAACGACTCCTGATTTTGGTTCGTCAACACTTCAGATAATTTCTCGAAGCATCCATCCGTTTCTTGCATAAATAGGagtggaagaagaaggaggaggagaagaagaagaagaagaagaagaagaagaagaagaagaagaagaagaagaagaagaagaagaagaagaagaagaagagggaggaggaggagttgAAGAAGGAGGATAAAGCATACATCCGGTTCTTGCATAAAAAGGAggagtggaagaagaagaagagggaggaggagaggaagaaggtGGAGAAAGTGGACaacaagaagaagatgatgatgaagaggaggaggagggaaagGGGAATGAAGAAGGGGATAAATAAGTAGCTTATTAAGAAGAATAAAACGgatgaaatgaatatattaCAAACTAAGTATAAGGTAAGAAAACCTAGCATAGCAATCAGGAGCGTCATAAGAGAGAAATTCAAGTTTGATAAAGGGGAAGTAGAATATTTGTCTGCGTGTTTTAATTtctttgaacaaaataaaatgaattcagACAAAAGGAAGCAGCAATTGAAATATCACATCATCCGCTTGGCAGACCACCTTAATACCGAACTCGTTTAAATTATCTGTATATTGTCGGGGAAAAGTGTGTCGTAGTTCATAAGCAGTCATTGACTATTccttaatttgtatttgatgtatatATCCAGcgtatatgtatattatttactTTGTTAATTAATTCCAAAAACAAATAAAGTTCAAGTTTGCACCTATTCACCCCAAATGAAAGACTGACAGCATTTGGCGGTTcgacatataattttttttttttattgtaaaacagTTAAGTGCAATTGTTacaatataaatcaaacaaaacaccGGTCATAAGGCAAATAATTATCCACAATACAAAATCATAGTATTTGACACATTCATATTACAGGCggttaatttattcataaaatcagCCAGTCAAACGAATAAATATTCACGAAAATATGTTTatgcaaacaaaaaagaaaaagaaagcgTATCACATTGCTTTATATTTAATGAAACTGAATGAAACTTATGAAAAGAAAGGATCGAGTGTTCCACTCTCCACGCACCCACATACACTCAAACGACCAACCAAAcacactcaccccccccccccacgtacAGACACACACAAAGCCCAAACAAACACACAACACGAAAAAAAACATAtcgagaaagaaagaaaacaaaaggcaagaaagagagaaagaaaatgggataaaaaggaaaaaaataaaagaagagggCAGTTAGCAATGGCACTAATTAGCCAACTCCGCACGTGTGCACACCGGGCGAAAGTCATCCCTTTCACAAAAACGGTAACCGATATCCGGTTATGATAACCGATAACAACTAACCGTCCCCACTGTATAGTTGCGAACTAATGGTAAAGGGATGGATTTTATGTATGTGATCTTTGAAGCTTGCTTTACCATTAatcatttttaatgaaagtaCGTGAAGATATGTGAACGACGGTCGAGCCTAGCCATCATAAATCGCTTCGTATCAAATCCGCCTGTCAATGTACTTCTCATGTCAAAACTATCTCGATTGACATGCAACATGGATGTTTATcttacttcattttaattggaCGTCGTTGTCCATCACCGTTGCAGCTAATGCCATGCGGCTTTCGTATCTTATTtccttaaaaatatattttaaagaaaattgccCTTGGCGTATTTATGCAAAAAAGATCAAACCACGTGATATCGTATTAAACATAAACAAATGTACAACATAATACGATAGGACCATTGACGTGCGATTGCTTGTCCTCgagacctggggagcgtttcatggaaCAAACTagacagtgattttcactgacagcTGTTATAAGCTACGGAAATACTTGcctctgattggctcagaacaaattaGTCATAGAAAATCACCGACAAACCTCTTCATGAAACCGTCCTAGATATGATGGCGGTAATGGTGGTTTATCTTAATTTGATTTCCCTTCAATCCTACTATCATAAAAGAATGTCGTGATATGAGCGTGACTGATCCATTAGACTTGAGTATAGGATTTTCGTTCGGCGCGTCATGACACTTCTTGTATTACGAACAAAAATGGGGTTAATTCGTCCTACGGAATAAAGTGCGGTCTTGGGTGTGTTGTGAAGCTGAACGACTGTACAACATGTGTTAATTGTGTTCCGTGAGACGGTTTATAGTGTAATACATTCGTCATTAAAACGTTTTTATAAGAGGGATTTCGTCATGATTTTGAGACATCGCCTTTTCTCGTTTTTCAATTTCCGGTTTCTACTAATAACCAAAGGAACCGTTTCTTCTCTCCATGAAGAATTAAGAATATCATGTATTTGTTACTTACCTTTTTTAGGATTGAGGGCGCAAAAAAGAACAATTTGACACCATAATTCTCCCCACAAGGTTCACAGCGTGGCGACATATTGACACAGTGTGTCTCCGAATGGTGTGGTGACACATGATGCATCTACGCACAGATTTACATTTCCACAGTATCAAGTCGTAATGAATGATCTTAAACAATGAGGGTTGGGGGCACAACACTGAGTATGCAGGAAAATATCTGAAAAGTCACGAGCGGGCGAAGCGATCGAGTGAACATTACAGTGGCTTTTTCTTAATGAAAATCTacatttgtgatagattttgatataatattcaACAAAGTTATATTTTATGACGTAATGACGTTGAAAATTACGTCAAAATGAGAGAACCCGTTAGTAGGCGCGCGAGATCTTTACTTCGATTCGACAGTAGCGCCATATTTGACGAgatcaaattatttttagttGGAGATTGACTCCCCCTTCTCGACGTGTTTAACGAAGGAAATTGTGCTTTCGGACTTTTCTACGACTGCATCCACGGCCCTCTTTTACCCTTTTAAGGATTTTCTTCAGATTTGTCTGTTTTTGACATTATGTCGGATCGGTTCTATCCTCTTTTTTCTTGGTTTTGATGCCCTTTAAGGGCAGAACCTCCCAGTCTCCCCCATCTGTACCACAATGTTCCACCGAGTGGTATTGACCATGCGATCCATTCACGTgatttgaaataacaaaagcTTATCATAAGACACTGAGTATTCGTGCGCGTGAAAGAATTCCCGAGACATCTATCGTTCTCAGTCACGATAAAGTTCAACTATATCCATCACTGTCCTTCTCCAACGCTAACTCTTATTTTCAAAGTCTTGTTTCAAACCTGTTGGTTTCTATTCAAGGAAGTAGACGAAATTATGAAACTCTACAATTTTTATCGACTGCTTCATTTGGTTTTGGTCTTGCGATTACAGCCATTTTGTAATATCACACCTCGAAATTAATTCGAACGAGACGGTGCATATAACGTGTTCATTGTGATTCTTGGGTCTTTGATGAGTGTAATTTACAGAGTGATATTTTCAATCCAATTGAAAGGACAAATCATGGTAtgcttttgttttgttattctGTTTCCCGCTATATGTGCAATTTTACAGTCTGATACAGAGATCGGGAAAGGGGAGAAAACCtcggtcccgtaacacaaaggttagcgattgatcgtacgcttgatttcaacgattgattgtacattgtagtcaatggaatcaatcgtagaataATGttgtacgatcattgctaagccttgtgttacgggccccaggtgatGCTTATATTCTCAAAATAGCACGTACGGGTGGAATGGATTATTTAGTTGGTCTCGAATGTTAAAAatagtttgttttttctttgtccATGTATGAGTAAAGGTGGTTGTAAAATAGAACCTTACTTTTCCTGCAACTTGACTTTGGCAAGCAAACATTTGATTCTCAATCATTTGAATCACATGAGCTTGATTTTTAACTATAAAAAATAGGATGTGGACTTACGTTTGGACTGATGACAATATAAAGGAATAATAAAggaatggataaataaataaaatataataaaatttaagaaataagataaaaataataGAACCATATTAAAGATTAGTTTATttgttcattgtttttttagatttgttatttcacttattttgttggatatgaaataagacttgtaatatctaaaaaaaaatcctcaaaatCCCATTTGTCTATTCATATTTCAGCTTGTTAGTATAAATTATGTATAAGTTCCACGAACATATTTAGGAATCTGACGAAATGGCCGACGGAAGAGATGATTGAACGAGGCACCGCGGGATCGGTTCATGACCTGGCATATAACTACCCAATCTAAGTTATTAGCCCCAGCAAACATGGCGTGAACATTCCcctgtatctctctctctctctatccatccCCTGTCTTTCCGTCCTCTTCTTgatctctgtctctctttctaccGATCTATCCTACCTCCCACCCCATCCACCTCCCCCTttcctccctccatctctctgTATTAGCATATTGTGTCACACCCCGGGT contains:
- the LOC135157511 gene encoding uncharacterized protein LOC135157511, which encodes MANIDGKNLVSEATRVDLQRTSSSLPEMMDKYPKPARSLASRKSAKSEMLIKAFQAELDVMDKEDNIKILQREHEHAMQLERAQMELKRLKLQKEHQQKLAELAESEDELSNTSIKLPEETKEESVQRFFESQSTDEGKIQTQAPPVPATLSEVKHEPTNASPGMENVVESLAKVANMMLNQNATSQQVLAASQLPKVDVPVFNGDPLRYPLWRNAFSSFVDSKPLDAATKLHMLHTYVTGEPKKVVEHYLLLGTDEAYLKARESLASRYGNTSVVSSAFMKKLNTWPRISDRDPSGLRSFADFLQQVSVAKVTVDSLGILDYPQENVKLLRKVPFYLERKWRDEVTKWQRCGYGSYPTFARFVDFVTSAAEVANIPELEYTRLDEAKVKSAPPKGKTFQGRSLSTTAAHGKEYSSCPYCDKDHHIDDCPEFKQIYYKDKKTFFFKKYLCMGCGQSSNHLGKDCKQRRECKRCKGNHLTCLHRQKIEKSSASSNCTNICDLPDQDGKDHCMIVPVWVRQADDPSREFLEYAILDDQSNVGFVSSGLCHRMGVKGPETDLLLTTMHESARISCQKISGLEVLDFQKSTVVQLPSCYTRQEVPAKRSQIPKAEVLRKWRHLAPIADELMPYNPSIKVSLLIGNNCPRAIRPREVLAGAEDDPYAMKTSLGWGVVGRVCQSSQSDDAVCNRIQTSEGYPHLVHSSQAKEVFTPESVLKILEQDFQMTSPKGAPLSVKEARFMAIFENGIRKRSDGHYQMPLPLKSDHVTFPDNKILAVKRWRQLSARFRKNQKFLEDYKAFMDDVITNYAERVPDDCLKVRDGRVNYIPHTGVYHPHKPDKIRVVFDCSAKFEGVSLNDHLLQGPDLMNGLLGVLCRFRKEEVAFMADVKGMFLQFYVNEEDRNLLRFLWYEGGDETKEAVEYRMKVHLFGAASSPGCSNFGLRRAATDGEEEFGSSAAEFIRRDFYVDDGLSSRPTAEEAVQLLKNSQAICAKSGLKLHKIVSNSREVLKSFPADERAKSLQDLDLDVDKLVLERVLGVSWNIENDTFNFRGQVKANSFSRRGVLSTISSIYDPSGFLGPVVLKGKRILQAMCKQNMDWDESMTDEQRSEWEKWLLDLQHLGDLQLKRCYKPSRFGKVKQVEVHHFSDASQDGYGQCSYLRLINEDDKVHCSFVIGKARVTPLRPITIPRLELTAATLSAKSSTFLKSELEYDSVKEFFWTDSKVVLGYIKNEARRFHIFVANRVQTIREQTDPDAWYYVDTKENPADGASRGISSKELTSSHCWFRGPDFLWNDGLFAPPGDDPCTVDDHDPEVKHASVLRTEATTKVSTGQFESNRLNCFSSWHSAKKAVARCIQLKTSLKKRANQHTRTSSRSVEATIPKVVTVSELQEAEKVIIRGLQQENFPQELQILKELDKTGEMSRHEVPTRNAALKKTSALFRLDPFLDDDGVIRVGGRIHRANLSSNIRHPVIIPRKSHVTTLLIRDAHHRTQHSGRGITHNELRQRGYWVIGGVSAVSQCISSCVTCRRLRGQPLQQKMADLPEERVEPSPPFSYCAVDYFGPFLIKERRSEVKRYGALFTCLSSRSVHLETANSLSSSAFINALRRFMNRRGAVRHLRSDQGTAFIGARNELKEALSEMDQGKVQEYLLENGCDWIPFKMNVPHASHMGGVWERQIQSVRRALEPLLKSSGSQLDDEAFRTFMTEAEAIINSRPLTTTNLSDSEAPEPLTPHHILTAKPKVILPPPGVFQREDVYSRKWWRRVQHLANEFWLRWRKEYLQGLQERRKWTSTEKDLTIGDIVISKEEEGGRYKWPLARVIDVYPSADGRIRKVKLLMADGQLDNNGKRQSPPTKFDRPVNKLVLLLPNQQ